A genomic window from Pagrus major chromosome 23, Pma_NU_1.0 includes:
- the gucy2ca gene encoding guanylyl cyclase C, producing the protein MYSSHCLFYLGMLIMVVVANKMLDDCLSSKRIYTMNVVLLEDNTYAWSRPFVEEAVKRAIEEDSLENIKHDLNFTLTANYNGFNTTLYNRQGCGSSTCEGVAILKRLHSDGEVGCVMLGPSCTYATFQLVDDKNGLTLSIPVISAGSFGLSCDYQPKVTRILPPARKISDLLVHFIAETLSFKTAWKRTYVYRKPQNVSEDCFWYINALEAASANFAKNVTREMLRTENETIEALVNEKRHSNIFIMCGSPDDIISIKSKVAGEIPEEIVFILLDVYNPDYYINTTSTEGMENVLVITLPRRNYTSGSNSTYNNTINDFVAGYHDGALLFGKVLRERMLSRQRDHGPSDVPLSDNPFGNASFYGMGGHYVLDKYGDRDVNFSIIYTSKDNKYEILAVFDTSQNKTIYANENPALIWTGDKLPSDVPKKSNDLSVQDVIMIVLSLSVVVVTAIALIFYRQNRKERLMQKRWSHIDPHLIGPLDEKEVSLKIDEDKRKDSTYFRHRGRYDKKPVILKELKQADGDFTEDQRIELNTLLGIDYYNLTKFYGTVKFEYGVFGVFELCQRGSLRYILNDKISYPDETFMDMEFKISVMYDIAKGMSYLHSSNIQVHGRLKSTNCVVDNRMVVKITDFGCHTILNPGRDLWTAPEHLRKDGVSQKGDVYSYAIIAHEIIHRRTPFYTQFCSNPTEKIYRVRFPIGMGYFRPDLNFDGASEREVELYMLIKNCWDEDPERRPDFRRIELSLGKIFSNLHNQATETYMDNLIRRLQMYSRTLERLVEERTSLYKAERDRADRLNFMLLPGPVVRSLKETGKVKPELFEEVTIYFSDIVGFTTLCHYSTPMEVVDMLNDIYKNFDSILDHHDVYKVETIGDAYMVASGLPKRNGDRHAVDIALMALDMLAFVGSFELLHLPGIPLWIRIGVHSGPCAAGVVGNKMPRYCLFGDTVNTASRMESTGLPLRIHVSQSTINILQRTDCQFEYEQRGETYLKGKGKEMTYWLTGITGGKYNLPTPPTAENFQRLQQDLAEMIVSSLEKREDRSLKKTLSTKVHRRETNSSLQGDSSPEYFHLAVTDNPSTFL; encoded by the exons ATGTACAGCTCACACTGTTTATTTTACCTGGGAATGTTGATAATGGTGGTGGTCGCCAACAAGATGCTGGATGACTGTTTGTCATCAAAGCGTATTTACACCATGAATGTTGTGCTGCTGGAGGACAACACTTATGCGTGGAGTCGACCCTTTGTGGAGGAAGCCGTGAAACGAGCCATTGAAGAGGACAGTCtggaaaacattaaacatg ATTTAAACTTCACTTTGACGGCCAACTACAACGGATTCAACACCACCCTGTACAACCGGCAGGGCTGTGGGAGCAGCACCTGTGAAGGAGTGGCAATACTCAAGAGGCTGCAT AGTGATGGTGAAGTTGGATGCGTCATGCTGGGGCCTTCCTGCACTTATGCCACCTTCCAGTTAGTGGA TGACAAAAATGGCCTGACCCTGAGCAttcctgtcatctctgctgGGAGCTTTGGCCTCTCGTGTGACTATCAACCCAAAGTGACTCGAATTCTGCCTCCAGCACGCAAGATCTCAGACTTACTTGTTCACTTTATTGCTGAAACCTTGTCATTTAAGACAGCTTGGAAGCGGACGTATGTCTACAGGAAGCCCCAGAACGTATCGGAGGACTGCTTTTG GTACATCAATGCACTGGAAGCGGCATCTGCCAACTTTGCCAAAAACGTGACCAGAGAGATGCTGCGTACGGAAAACGAGACGATTGAGGCCCTTGTCAATGAGAAAAGACACAGCAACA ttttcatcATGTGTGGGAGCCCTGATGACATTATTTCAATAAAGAGTAAAGTGGCGGGCGAGATTCCTGAGGAAATCGTGTTCATTCTCCTCGATGTTTACAA CCCTGACTATTACATCAACACAACATCCACTGAGGGGATGGAGAACGTACTGGTGATCACCCTGCCACGGAGGAATTACACTTCTGGATCAAACTCAACATACAATAACACT ATAAATGACTTTGTGGCTGGGTATCATGATGGGGCTCTGCTGTTTGGCAAAGTGCTCAGAGAGAGGATGCTCAGTCGTCAACGTGACCATGGACCTTCTGATGTGCCTTTGAGCGACAACCCCTTTGGAAACGCCTCTTTTTATG GTATGGGAGGACACTATGTGCTCGATAAGTACGGTGATCGAGATGTTAACTTCTCTATCATTTACACATcaaaagacaacaag taCGAAATCCTGGCAGTTTTTGAcacatcacaaaataaaaccatataCGCAAATGAAAACCCAGCCCTGATCTGGACAGGGGACAAACTGCCCTCTGATGTGCCAAAGAAATCAAACg ACTTGAGTGTGCAGGATGTGATCATGATCGTTCTGAGTCTCAGTGTTGTCGTGGTGACAGCCATTGCTCTCATCTTCTACAG GCAGAACAGGAAAGAGCGTCTTATGCAAAAGAGGTGGTCTCATATCGACCCACATCTGATTGGTCCTCTGGATGAGAAGGAGGTTTCTCTGAAG ATTGATGAAGACAAGAGGAAGGACAGCACCTACTTCAGACACAGAGGCCGCTATGACAAGAAG CCTGTAATATTGAAAGAGCTGAAGCAAGCAGATGGAGACTTCACAGAGGACCAGAGGATTGAGCTTAACACT CTGTTGGGTATCGATTACTACAACCTGACCAAGTTTTACGGTACGGTGAAGTTTGAGTATGGCGTGTTTGGAGTGTTTGAGCTCTGTCAGAGGGGCTCCCTAAGG tACATTCTGAATGACAAGATTTCCTACCCAGACGAAACCTTCATGGACATGGAGTTCAAGATATCAGTCATGTATGACATAGCAAAg GGCATGTCGTACCTTCACTCCAGTAACATTCAGGTCCACGGTCGCCTTAAGTCCACTAACTGTGTGGTCGACAACCGCATGGTGGTCAAAATCACTGACTTTGGTTGTCACACCATCCTGAATCCAGGCAGAG aCTTGTGGACGGCCCCAGAGCATCTTCGTAAAGATGGGGTGTCACAGAAAGGCGATGTCTACAGCTATGCCATCATTGCCCATGAGATTATTCATAGGCGGACCCCGTTCTATACACAGTTCTGCTCGAATCCTACAG AGAAGATCTACAGAGTGCGGTTTCCCATTGGGATGGGCTACTTCAGACCTGATCTCAACTTTGATGGTGCATCAGAGAGGGAAGTCGAG CTGTACATGCTGATAAAAAACTGCTGGGATGAAGACCCAGAACGGAGGCCAGATTTTAGGAGAATAGAGTTATCTCTGGGTAAAATTTTCAG tAACCTGCATAATCAAGCCACTGAGACATACATGGACAACCTGATCCGTCGCCTGCAGATGTACTCCAGGACTCTGGAGCGTCTGGTGGAGGAGAGAACCTCTTTGTACAAAGCCGAGAGGGACAGAGCTGATCGCCTCAACTTTATGCTACTTCCTGG CCCGGTGGTGCGTTCACTGAAGGAGACAGGCAAAGTGAAACCAGAGCTGTTTGAGGAGGTGACCATCTATTTCAGTGACATCGTGGGATTCACCACCCTCTGCCACTACAGCACTCCCATGGAGGTGGTCGACATGCTCAACGACATCTACAAAAACTTTGACAGCATCCTTGACCACCATGATGTCTACAAG GTTGAGACAATAGGAGATGCCTACATGGTTGCGTCTGGTTTGCCCAAACGCAACGGCGACAGGCATGCAGTGGACATCGCCCTCATGGCTCTGGACATGCTGGCTTTTGTAGGGTCGTTTGAGTTGCTCCACCTACCTGGCATTCCACTGTGGATCCGTATTGGTGTGCATTCAG gACCGTGTGCAGCAGGAGTGGTGGGGAACAAGATGCCTCGCTACTGTCTTTTCGGAGACACAGTCAACACTGCTTCACGCATGGAGTCCACAGGCCTGC CTCTGAGAATTCACGTCAGCCAGTCCACTATCAACATCCTGCAGAGGACAGACTGCCAGTTTGAGTATGAACAAAGAGGGGAGACATATCTGAAG GGTAAAGGCAAAGAGATGACATACTGGTTAACAGGAATTACGGGGGGCAAATACAACCTGCCGACACCACCAACAGC GGAGAACTTCCAACGGCTCCAGCAGGACCTGGCAGAGATGATCGTGTCCAGTCTGGAGAAGCGTGAAGACAGGAGCCTCAAAAAGACCCTGTCCACTAAAGTCCATCGGAGGgagacaaacagcagcctgcagggggACAGTTCTCCAGAGTACTTCCACCTGGCTGTCACCGACAACCCCAGTACCTTCCTGTGA